The sequence CAGAACGCTCTTTTTGGTAGCGCCCTTCGGGGATACGATCTCCACCTCGTCGGCCCACTCTGTGATCAGTGAGGGGAAGCGTTCCGTGTCGGACGGTGTGACAAGGACGAACCGTCGCTTACGAAGGGCTTCGTAGAGTCTGCGTCCGTCGCTGAGGCGGACGTCAGGTGCCCGCTTCCCGACAAGGGGATGCGCGCCGACCGGAGCGGCGTAGGAAATGTCGATTCCCGAGATTGCCATGGCCAGTCGTCGGGCCACTGGTGGGGTTTGCAGCACCGTACGCGCTGACAAGTCACGGAGGCCGCACAATGCCCGTGGTGTGGTGAGGACGCCGCGGAGCAGCGCCCCGCTCATCCGCAGAACCCGGTGTCCCACTGGGTGCCGTTCGTTCTGATAGCTGTCGAGCAGGGTGTCTGGTGCGCGGCCACGCTGAACGGCTGCGAGTTTCCAGCTCAGGTTTGCGGAGTCCTGGATGCTGGTGTTGAGGCCCATGCCGCCGGCCGGGGAATGGACGTGGGCGGCGTCGCCGACGAGGAATGCTCGGCCTACTCGGTAGCGGGGTGACTGGCGTTCGTCGCTGTGGAATCTGGAGAGCCAGCGAGGGTCGTGCATGCCGAAGTCGCTGCCGAGCGTCTGGCGGGCGACGTCTTTGATTTCTTCCAGGTCGACCGATGCGTTGTCGGGCATGGGGTGGTGGCGATTCCAGGCCATGACCCTGAACCAGCCGTCGCCGAACGGGACGACAATGGCGAAGGCGTCTCCGGTCGCTGCCACGGTGGGCGGCTTCTTCGGCGGATCAGCCATCCGGACGTCTGCGAGCATCATGGAGCGAACGGCGGAGCGGCCGGGGAATGGGAGGCCGAGGGACTGGCGCACGCAGCTGTTTCGTCCGTCTGCGCCGACGACGTAGTCTGCGCGCAGGCTGTGTTCAGTGCCGGCTGGTGTCTTCACGGTGACGTCGACACCGCTCGGGTCTTGCTGGACGCCAGTCACTTCGTGGGCCCGCATGATGTTCACGCCGTGTGTCAGGGCGCGGGACAGGAGCAGTCGCTCGGTGTTGTACTGGGGCGTCACGAGCACGTGGGGGTAACGGGTCGGCAGGTGCGACAGATCGATCCGCAGGAATTGCAGGATCGGGTTGCGGAGGCCGGTCATCAGCAGGTCGTCGGCAAGGCCGCGGGCGTCCAGTTGCTCCATCGTTCGGGCGTGAACGGCGAATGCGCGGGTCAGCTGGGATTCCCCTTCTCGCCGTTCAACGACGGTGCAGCGCACTCCGGCCTCGGCCAGGTCACCTGCGAGCAGCAACCCCGCGGGGCCAGCACCGACGACCAGCACGTCAACGTCGGATCCCATGTCCTGCCCTCCGCGTGTCACAGAACGAGTAGTACCGACCCGTGATCACCTGGCTGCCGCCCGCCACCGGTGGTGATGTTCAGGGCGGGTGGGTGACTGTGCCCAGGAGCACACTCGAGTGGCGTAACCGGTGAATTCTCCTGACCGTGGATGTGCCCGCGGCATGTAAGGACCACCGTACGAGACAGACCACTTCCTCGCCTGTCAGGCAACGGCCGTCCCACTCGTACCGAAGCGGTGTTTCCAGACGCGCTGAATCGCTGCCCCGCAATTAATGTTGACCTCATGCGGCGCCGCTTTCCCGTCACATCCCCGGAGGGCATGACGTAAGGGGCCCGCGAGCGGACATCGAGAGGAGCGCAACCATGCCCTTCGCCACCGCCGAGGACGGCACGCAGATCTTCTACAAGGACTGGGGCTCGGGCCAACCCGTCGTCTTCTCCCACGGCTGGCCGCTCACCGCCGACGCCTGGGACCCCCAGATGAAGCTCATGGTGGACAACGGATTCCGCGCCATCGCCCACGACCGACGCGGCGGCGGACGCTCCGGTCAGCCCTGGGACGGCAACAACCTCGACACCTACGCCGACGACCTGGCCGCGGTCATCG comes from Streptomyces sp. FXJ1.172 and encodes:
- a CDS encoding FAD-dependent monooxygenase, coding for MGSDVDVLVVGAGPAGLLLAGDLAEAGVRCTVVERREGESQLTRAFAVHARTMEQLDARGLADDLLMTGLRNPILQFLRIDLSHLPTRYPHVLVTPQYNTERLLLSRALTHGVNIMRAHEVTGVQQDPSGVDVTVKTPAGTEHSLRADYVVGADGRNSCVRQSLGLPFPGRSAVRSMMLADVRMADPPKKPPTVAATGDAFAIVVPFGDGWFRVMAWNRHHPMPDNASVDLEEIKDVARQTLGSDFGMHDPRWLSRFHSDERQSPRYRVGRAFLVGDAAHVHSPAGGMGLNTSIQDSANLSWKLAAVQRGRAPDTLLDSYQNERHPVGHRVLRMSGALLRGVLTTPRALCGLRDLSARTVLQTPPVARRLAMAISGIDISYAAPVGAHPLVGKRAPDVRLSDGRRLYEALRKRRFVLVTPSDTERFPSLITEWADEVEIVSPKGATKKSVLVRPDAYIAWAISDESPEHRIDAARKALTEWCGTQGSSSVVPSPD